The Desmodus rotundus isolate HL8 chromosome 3, HLdesRot8A.1, whole genome shotgun sequence genome includes a region encoding these proteins:
- the COPZ1 gene encoding coatomer subunit zeta-1 has protein sequence MEALILEPSLYTVKAILILDNDGDRLFAKYYDDTYPSVKEQKAFEKNIFNKTHRTDSEIALLEGLTVVYKSSIDLYFYVIGSSYENELMLMAVLNCLFDSLSQMLRKNVEKRALLENMEGLFLAVDEIVDGGVILESDPQQVVHRVALRGEDVPLTEQTVSQVLQSAKEQIKWSLLR, from the exons GAACCCTCTCTGTATACTGTCAAAGCCATCCTGATTCTGGACAATGATGGAGATCGACTTTTTGCCAAG TACTATGATGACACCTACCCCAGCGTAAAGGAGCAAAAGGCCTTTGAGAAGAACATTTTCAACAAGACCCATCGGACCGACA gtgAAATTGCCCTCTTGGAAGGCCTAACAGTAGTATACAAAAGCAGTATTGATCTCTATTTCTATGTGATTGGCAGCTCCTATGAAAATGAG CTGATGCTCATGGCTGTTTTGAACTGCCTCTTTGACTCATTGAGCCAGATGCTGAG gaaaaatgtagaaaagcGAGCGCTGCTGGAGAACATGGAGGGGCTGTTCCTGGCTGTGGATGAAATCGTAGATGGAGG GGTAATCCTAGAGAGCGATCCCCAACAAGTGGTACACCGGGTGGCATTAAGG GGTGAAGATGTTCCCCTTACGGAGCAGACCGTGTCTCAG GTGCTGCAGTCAGCCAAAGAACAGATCAAGTGGTCACTCCTTCGGTGA